The following proteins are co-located in the Apium graveolens cultivar Ventura chromosome 5, ASM990537v1, whole genome shotgun sequence genome:
- the LOC141661070 gene encoding nucleoside hydrolase 3-like, translating into MAFGWTMSMFICCMSIIANGEANNRDNDAPPGNVKLHRILVDTDIDTDDICALLYLLKLNHSEFHLKAITINSNSWSNAGHAVNHVYDLLYMMDRDDVSVGVGGEGEILEDGTILPDVGGYLPLIDQVKTTAGDCRYRQSIPVGIKGTLDIDTNFGLRKSFLPQGNRKYTPLRQATTQQVMIDTISASPTTVLLLGSHTNFAIFLMNNPHLKKNVERVFIMGGGTHGNLYTAYSANPYAEFNFFQDPFAAYQVIHSGIPVTLVPLDATDTIPVTKEFFDIFKDNQLTYEAQYCYNSLKIAHDTLLSGQFPKSYSIWDTFTAGVAASTMHNYYKPDGENDFAEMKYMNITVVTSDKPYGISDGSNPLYQHRKKMFNHMKNGIHSGHVQTGNQDPFCLVKDGTGRCEDGYTKEVSGAEGVRILVATHAKPNRNLSNPLDRQFFTSFLDVLTKPQNSGRFNFTTQFPYYKQILHKPNFKGEKKLGKNVVFDMDMSAGDFLALLYLLKLPAEVINLKAILVTSTGWANAATVDVVYDLLHMMGRDDIPVGLGEFFAFNQSSFPNSNVGNCRYSKAIPHGSGGRLDSDTLYGFAHDLPRSLRRYKAQDDGKYGAPTESDKLEARQPFAMEVWESVLKSLDPGSKITILHNGPLTNLAKIISSNKSISTLVQDVYIVGGNINYDKNETGNVINVPSNINAEMNMFLDPLAAKTVFESELNITLIPLNVQRKVSACGKIIEKLRYTRKTAEASFSWRLLSALQSLQLQNHRYQHMETFLGEVLGAVVLAGDNSTLKSEFDVKSIRVSATGDVSKDGQLYIDEKQGKSVKVLTNLESSGYYGLLANRLNDKKRSAVVGSFEEQRNIWSRSAN; encoded by the exons ATGGCTTTTGGTTGGACCATGTCTATGTTCATATGTTGCATGTCTATTATAGCAAACGGTGAAGCAAACAACCGTGACAATGATGCACCACCTGGCAATGTCAAACTTCATCGGATTCTAGTAGATACAGATATCGACACTGACGACATATGCGCTCTTTTGTACCTTTTGAAACTTAACCATTCAGAATTTCACTTGAAG GCTATTACTATTAATTCCAATTCATGGAGTAATGCAGGGCACGCTGTGAATCATGTTTACGACTTGCTTTACATGATGGATAGAGATGATGTTTCTGTAGGAGTTGGAGGTGAAGGCGAAATTCTTGAAGATGGTACTATTTTACCAGATGTTGGTGGCTATCTCCCTTTAATTGATCAG GTGAAAACTACAGCAGGAGATTGTAGATATAGACAGTCTATTCCAGTGGGTATCAAAGGAACATTAGATATTGACACAAACTTTGGCCTCAGGAAAAGCTTCCTGCCGCAA GGGAACAGGAAATATACACCTCTTCGGCAGGCTACAACTCAACAAGTAATGATCGACACAATTTCAGCCAGTCCGACCACTGTACTTCTCCTTGGATCGCATACAAATTTTGCAATTTTTCTAATGAATAATCCACATTTGAAGAAGAATGTGGAGCGTGTTTTCATCATGGGAGGTGGTACACATGGTAACTTATACACAGCCTACTCTGCCAATCCTTATGCAGAGTTCAATTTCTTTCAAGACCCTTTTGCTGCATACCAG GTGATACATTCTGGGATTCCAGTTACCCTGGTCCCCTTGGATGCAACAGATACAATCCCTGTAACCAAAGAATTTTTTGATATATTTAAGGATAATCAGCTTACATATGAGGCTCAATATTGTTATAATTCTCTGAAAATAGCTCATGACACTTTGCTCAGTGGCCAATTTCCTAAG AGTTATTCTATTTGGGATACATTTACTGCTGGTGTAGCGGCCTCAACGATGCATAATTATTACAAGCCTGATGGGGAAAATGATTTTGCAGAAATGAAGTACATGAACATAACTGTAGTTACTTCAGACAAACCTTATGGGATATCCGATGGCTCGAATCCGTTGTATCAACATAGAAAGAAAATGTTCAACCACATGAAAAACGGGATACACAGTGGCCATGTTCAAACTGGAAATCAGGATCCATTTTGCCTTGTCAAGGATGGCACAGGGAGATGTGAG GACGGCTATACCAAAGAAGTAAGTGGCGCAGAAGGTGTTCGTATACTAGTCGCCACACATGCAAAACCTAATCGTAACCTTAGCAACCCGCTTGATAGACAATTCTTTACGAGCTTCCTGGAT GTTCTTACTAAACCTCAAAACAGTGGGAGGTTCAATTTCACTACACAGTTTCCTTACTACAAACAAATTCTTCACAAACCAAATTTTAAAGGAGAAAAGAAACTAGGGAAGAATGTTGTGTTTGATATGGATATGAGTGCAGGAGATTTCCTAGCTTTATTGTATCTTCTTAAACTACCTGCTGAAGTGATTAATCTTAAG GCAATCTTAGTAACATCAACTGGTTGGGCAAACGCAGCTACAGTAGATGTAGTTTATGATTTGCTGCATATGATGGGTCGTGATGACATTCCTGTCGGCTTAGGGGAGTTCTTTGCATTcaatcagtcttcttttcctaaCAGTAACGTTGGGAACTGCAGATACAGCAAGGCTATTCCACATGGTAGTGGTGGACGTCTTGATTCAGATACCCTTTACGGATTTGCTCATGATTTGCCTCGCAGCCTCAGAAG ATATAAAGCACAAGATGATGGAAAGTATGGTGCTCCAACAGAGAGTGATAAGCTTGAAGCACGGCAACCATTTGCAATGGAGGTTTGGGAATCTGTATTGAAGTCTTTGGATCCTGGATCAAAAATCACTATATTGCATAACGGACCCTTGACAAATTTGGCAAAGATTATTAGCTCTAATAAAAGCATTAGCACTCTTGTTCAG GACGTATATATCGTTGGAGGAAACATCAACTACGATAAAAATGAGACTGGGAATGTTATCAATGTTCCTTCAAACATAAATGCAGAAATGAACATGTTTCTTGACCCTCTGGCCGCAAAAACAGTATTTGAATCCGAGCTAAATATTACCCTCATTCCTCTTAATGTCCAACGTAAAGTCAGTGCATGCGGTAAGATTATTGAAAAGCTACGCTATACAAGAAAGACAGCCGAGGCTTCATTTTCATGGCGCCTCCTATCAGCATTACAAAGCTTGCAACTACAAAATCATAGATATCAACATATG GAAACATTCCTCGGTGAAGTTCTTGGTGCAGTTGTCTTGGCCGGTGATAATTCAACCTTAAAATCAGAATTCGATGTCAAATCTATTAGAGTTTCAGCTACTGGAGATGTATCTAAAGATGGACAGCTATATATTGACGAGAAGCAAGGAAAATCAGTAAAAGTGTTGACAAATTTGGAATCGTCGGGATATTATGGACTCCTTGCAAATCGACTTAATGATAAGAAACGGTCTGCAGTAGTTGGAAGCTTTGAGGAGCAGAGAAACATTTGGAGTAGATCAGCAAATTAA